A single genomic interval of Drosophila virilis strain 15010-1051.87 chromosome 2, Dvir_AGI_RSII-ME, whole genome shotgun sequence harbors:
- the LOC26530705 gene encoding uncharacterized protein: MSFMKIESENIWILGCFLTLNMAQIMSYGKLKILFINIIAILYKATALNVHRLHSDLRETKVLVNSAKQEVWIRELFIFLISGLVLMRFLMCFLGLASNIVAIYPILTNSQPELLMPTIIVQVLDSVVLHIYEIVLGYSCLKYLYSQSFAVFAIFLAKMAIKATCCITVLNIYSEKHHQMTTNVAYTENGANLERDSSEEFEIAHQHFRPIG; encoded by the exons ATGTCGTTTATGAAAATTGAGTCAGAAAATATTTGGATATTAGGCTGCTTTCTGACGCTCAATATGGCGCAAATTATGTCCTATGGGAAGCTAAAGATACTCTTTATAAACATCATTGCCATATTGTACAAGGCGACCGCTTTGAATGTCCACCGATTGCATTCGGATTTGCGCGAAACTAAAGTGCTGGTCAATTCAGCCAAGCAAGAGGTCTGGATACGTGAACTTTTCATATTCCTCATATCTGGGTTGGTCCTAATGCGCTTTCTAATGTGTTTTCTTGGACTAGCGTCAAATATCGTTGCTAT CTATCCAATTTTGACAAATTCCCAGCCGGAACTGCTAATGCCAACAATTATTGTGCAGGTCCTTGATAGTGTTGTATTGCACATTTACGAGATAGTTTTGGGATATAGCTGTCTAAAGTACCTATACTCTCAATCGTTTGCTGTGTTTGCGATATTCCTGGCCAAGATGGCCATCAAGGCCACCTGCTGTATAACGGTGCT TAATATCTACTCGGAGAAACATCATCAGATGACAACGAATGTGGCCTACACTGAGAATGGAGCCAATCTTGAGCGCGACAGTAGCGAAGAATTTGAAATAGCCCATCAACATTTTCGGCCCATCGGTTAG
- the Dnali1 gene encoding putative inner dynein arm light chain, axonemal: protein MDDMEIASVGQFQTLVRYNNPVLVVKHPDKKGAPLTELEMKRPQTAGALLDTKKETEEILNSILPPRCWEEDGQLWQQSVSSTPATRQDVINLQEMLDTRLQQTQARETGICPVRRELYSQCFDEIIRQVTINCSERGLLLLRIRDEIAMSMEAYETLYCSSVAFGMRKALQAHEEKEMLRDRVKTLESDKEALEEIISDMKMKQEQAERRNAELRASEEKKFTEEITFLKKTNAQLKAQLEGITAPKK from the exons ATGGATGACATGGAGATTGCTAGTGTGGGCCAATTTCAAACCCTGGTCCGCTACAACAACCCGGTGCTCGTTGTCAAGCATCCGGACAAAAAGGGCGCGCCGCTAACGGAACTGGAAATGAAACGTCCCCAAACGGCTGGTGCCCTATTAGATACCAAGAAAGAGACTGAAGAGATACTGAACTCTATATTGCCACCACGTTGCTGGGAAGAGGATGGTCAATTGTGGCAGCAATCTGTGTCTAGCACACCAGCCACCCGCCAAGATGTTATCAATTTGCAGGAGATGCTGGACACTCGCCTGCAGCAGACGCAGGCTCGCGAGACGGGTATTTGTCCCGTTCGTCGTGAGCTCTACTCACAGTGCTTTG ATGAAATTATACGTCAGGTGACAATTAACTGCTCGGAGCGCGGTTTGCTACTGCTGCGCATTCGTGACGAGATCGCAATGTCCATGGAGGCCTACGAGACCCTTTACTGCAGTTCTGTGGCATTTGGCATGCGTAAAGCTCTGCAGGCGCACGAGGAGAAGGAAATGCTCCGGGATCGCGTCAAGACTTTGGAGTCGGATAAGGAGGCACTCGAGGAAATCATTTCCGACATGAAAATGAAACAGGAGCAGGCCGAACGTCGCAATGCTGAGCTGCGCGCCTCCGAGGAGAAGAAGTTTACCGAGGAGATAACTTTCCTGAAGAAAACCAATGCACAGCTCAAGGCCCAGCTTGAGGGCATTACGGCACCGAAGAAATAG